Proteins encoded in a region of the Peromyscus leucopus breed LL Stock chromosome 15, UCI_PerLeu_2.1, whole genome shotgun sequence genome:
- the Serpinb13 gene encoding serpin B13 — MDSLGTATAQFGFDLFKELDKRNDGNVFFSPVGISTAIGMILLGTRGATASELQKVLYSEKGTGSSRIKSAEKEIEKTEEIYNQFQKLLTEISKFPNDYELKISNRLFGEKTYLFLQKYIDYVEKYYHASLEPVDFVNAADESRKKINSWVESQTNEKVKNLFPEGSFNSSTKLVLINTVYFKGLWDKEFEKEHTKEEEFWLNKNTSKPVQMMSQCSSCSFALLEDLQAKIVGIPYKNNDLSMFVLLPDDVDGLEKIIDKLSPEKLVEWTSPGHLEQRKVDLRLPRMQVEESYELEAMLEAMGMRTAFRECGDYSGMSARSGLHVQKFLHRSFMVVTEEGVEAAAGTGMGFTVSSAAGCELVHCNHPFLFFIRHRESDSILFFGRFSSP, encoded by the exons ATGGACTCGCTAGGCACAGCAACCGCACAGTTTGGGTTTGATCTTTTCAAAGAGCTGGATAAAAGAAACGATGGCAACGTCTTCTTTTCCCCCGTGGGCATCTCAACAGCCATTGGCATGATCCTCCTGGGGACCCGAGGAGCCACTGCCTCTGAGTTACAGAAG GTACTTTACTCTGAAAAAGGCACAGGAAGCTCCAGAATAAAGTCTGCAGAAAAGGAG AttgagaagacagaagaaatatATAATCAATTCCAAAAGCTTTTGACTGAAATAAGCAAATTCCCTAATGATTATGAACTGAAAATAAGCAACAGGCTGTTTGGAGAGAAAACATACCTCTTCCTTCAA AAATACATAGATTATGTTGAAAAATATTACCATGCATCTCTGGAGCCTGTTGATTTTGTAAATGCTGCAGATGAGAGTCGAAAGAAGATTAATTCCTGGGTTGAAAGCCAAACAAATG AAAAAGTCAAGAACCTGTTTCCAGAAGGCTCTTTTAACAGCTCCACCAAGCTGGTGCTCATTAATACAGTTTATTTTAAAGGCTTGTGGGACAAGGAGTTTGAAAAAGAACATACTAAGGAGGAGGAGTTCTGGCTGAATAAG AACACAAGTAAACCTGTGCAGATGATGAGCCAGTGCAGCTCCTGCAGCTTCGCCCTCTTAGAGGACCTGCAGGCCAAAATTGTGGGGATTCCGTATAAAAACAACGATCTCAGCATGTTTGTGCTTCTGCCCGATGATGTAGACGGTCTGGAGAAG ATAATCGATAAACTATCTCCTGAGAAGTTGGTAGAGTGGACCAGCCCCGGACACCTGGAGCAAAGAAAAGTGGACCTGCGCCTGCCCCGCATGCAGGTGGAGGAGAGCTACGAGCTGGAGGCCATGCTGGAAGCTATGGGCATGCGCACTGCCTTCAGAGAGTGTGGGGACTACTCAGGCATGTCTGCACGCTCCGGGCTGCACGTCCAGAAGTTCCTGCACAGATCCTTCATGGTGGTGACCGAGGAAGGAGTCGAGGCCGCTGCGGGCACTGGCATGGGCTTCACGGTCTCGTCAGCCGCAGGCTGCGAACTTGTGCACTGTAATCACCCGTTCTTGTTCTTCATCAGGCACAGAGAGTCCGATAGCATCCTCTTTTTTGGCAGGTTTTCTTCTCCCTGA